Proteins found in one Erythrobacter sp. KY5 genomic segment:
- a CDS encoding TetR/AcrR family transcriptional regulator, translating into MNATVQFVNTHFQIREFLTLNNQLTEKKKLGRPSDIAKRRAIIEAASRRFFDEGFAATSIEQVAADAGVSKVTIYNHFGDKRALFAAAVECECEKMRDYFSIEAMPTGPIRERLSIIAQGMFEFLSRPEMIQFERRIAAETEHEPAIGEAFLKAGPWRMKVAFSAWLAHAASNGELVIPDPTLAAEQFVSMSKGMGDLERRFGIIPSKEENAARIAGAVDVFLAAYAPR; encoded by the coding sequence ATGAACGCGACCGTTCAGTTTGTCAATACGCATTTTCAGATCAGAGAATTTCTCACTTTGAACAACCAGCTCACAGAGAAGAAGAAGCTCGGCCGACCGTCCGATATCGCCAAGCGACGGGCGATCATCGAGGCGGCATCCCGACGCTTCTTCGACGAAGGCTTTGCTGCCACCTCGATTGAGCAGGTCGCTGCCGATGCAGGTGTGTCGAAGGTCACGATCTACAACCACTTCGGCGACAAGCGCGCCCTGTTTGCTGCCGCTGTCGAATGCGAGTGCGAAAAGATGCGCGACTATTTCAGCATCGAGGCGATGCCCACCGGACCGATTCGCGAGCGCTTGTCAATTATCGCCCAGGGGATGTTCGAATTTCTCTCGCGCCCTGAAATGATCCAGTTCGAACGCCGCATCGCAGCCGAGACCGAGCATGAACCCGCAATTGGCGAAGCCTTTCTCAAGGCAGGGCCGTGGCGCATGAAAGTAGCCTTCAGCGCATGGCTTGCACATGCGGCGAGCAACGGGGAACTGGTTATCCCGGACCCGACGCTTGCGGCTGAGCAATTCGTCTCGATGTCCAAGGGAATGGGCGATCTTGAACGCCGGTTCGGCATCATTCCAAGCAAGGAAGAGAACGCAGCTCGCATCGCTGGTGCGGTCGATGTGTTCCTGGCTGCATACGCGCCGCGATAA
- a CDS encoding ABC transporter permease has protein sequence MLWIAIRMLTGDAQKFYGLLFGIAFSTLLITQQLTIFINLIERGASGVYNSPEAQVWVMDPVSRTTDVNYAMPSTALDEVRSVPGVEWAVPHLRSVASVRTREGDLEQVAIIGVDDATLIGLPKDLLEGSKEVLSRPDSVIIDDGGVVNMFGAGVNPLGERLELNDQRAVIRGVADTIPAFTSTAVLYTKYSQALNYVPGTRNRLSFVLAGVSEGLTAQEVATRIEEQTGLKAVTRDDFAQAGVDFIIQNTGIPTNFGITVILGFVVGVAIVGLTFSLFIRDNIKQFGALKAIGVTNSKIIRMVGAQAGLVGAVGYALGVVGTAVFIWSFSGNPFFKGFYIPWQIPLISLGAVIVILAITGWLALRSVLNTEPASVFR, from the coding sequence ATGCTCTGGATCGCGATCCGAATGCTGACTGGCGATGCTCAGAAGTTCTACGGGCTTTTGTTCGGCATCGCCTTTTCGACACTGCTCATCACGCAGCAGCTGACCATTTTCATCAACCTGATCGAACGAGGTGCCAGCGGCGTCTACAATTCGCCCGAAGCGCAGGTCTGGGTCATGGACCCGGTTAGCCGGACGACCGACGTCAATTACGCGATGCCCTCCACCGCCCTCGACGAAGTGCGATCCGTGCCCGGCGTCGAATGGGCAGTACCGCATCTCAGGTCGGTCGCTTCTGTCCGCACACGCGAAGGCGACCTTGAGCAGGTGGCAATAATCGGGGTCGATGATGCGACCTTGATCGGCCTGCCGAAAGACCTGCTGGAAGGTTCGAAAGAAGTCCTCTCGCGACCCGACTCGGTCATTATCGACGACGGCGGCGTGGTGAACATGTTCGGGGCGGGCGTAAATCCGCTTGGAGAACGGCTTGAGCTTAACGATCAACGCGCGGTCATTCGCGGCGTCGCGGACACGATCCCCGCTTTCACCAGCACCGCGGTACTCTACACAAAATACAGTCAGGCGCTGAACTACGTCCCCGGCACCCGCAATCGGCTAAGCTTCGTTCTCGCCGGCGTGAGCGAGGGCCTGACCGCGCAGGAAGTGGCTACCCGTATCGAGGAGCAGACCGGCCTCAAGGCCGTAACGCGTGACGATTTCGCGCAGGCCGGCGTCGATTTCATCATCCAGAACACGGGCATCCCGACCAATTTCGGCATCACGGTCATTCTGGGCTTCGTTGTCGGCGTCGCGATTGTGGGGCTGACCTTCAGCCTTTTCATCCGGGACAACATCAAACAGTTCGGGGCATTGAAGGCAATCGGAGTGACCAATTCCAAGATCATCCGCATGGTCGGCGCCCAAGCGGGCCTTGTCGGAGCGGTCGGCTATGCGCTCGGCGTTGTCGGCACGGCGGTGTTCATCTGGAGCTTCAGCGGCAACCCGTTCTTCAAGGGCTTCTACATCCCGTGGCAGATCCCGCTCATCAGCCTTGGTGCGGTGATCGTCATCCTCGCGATCACTGGCTGGCTTGCGCTGCGCAGCGTCCTCAACACCGAACCCGCTTCGGTCTTCCGGTGA
- a CDS encoding ABC transporter ATP-binding protein, with protein MNDIDGKPMDTSEIGGCSPEAAICARGIVRDFQAGQSTIRVLHGIDTDIRPGEMTYVVGESGSGKTTLISIMCGILWPTEGEVKVFGTDIYKLSDTELVNFRLQNIGFIFQQYNLIPSIDAAANAAVPLIAKGMGIEEAREKATVLLEKLNIGDQANKLPSQLSGGQQQRVAIARALVHEPRLVVCDEPTAALDASSGRRVMDLLHEVAVAPDRACIIVTHDNRIFDLADRILVLEDGRVTHDGTEMPEDH; from the coding sequence ATGAACGACATCGACGGCAAGCCCATGGACACGTCTGAAATTGGCGGTTGCTCTCCCGAAGCGGCGATCTGCGCGCGTGGCATCGTGCGCGACTTTCAGGCGGGCCAATCGACGATCCGCGTGCTTCACGGGATCGACACCGACATCAGGCCGGGCGAGATGACTTATGTCGTTGGCGAGAGCGGGTCGGGAAAGACAACGCTGATCTCGATCATGTGCGGAATTTTGTGGCCGACCGAAGGCGAGGTGAAGGTTTTCGGGACCGACATTTACAAGCTGTCAGACACGGAACTGGTCAACTTTCGCCTTCAAAACATCGGTTTCATCTTCCAGCAGTACAATCTCATCCCCTCGATCGATGCCGCCGCAAACGCTGCCGTTCCGTTGATTGCCAAGGGCATGGGAATCGAAGAAGCGCGCGAGAAGGCGACCGTGCTTCTCGAAAAGCTCAATATTGGCGACCAGGCTAACAAGCTTCCGAGCCAGCTCTCCGGTGGCCAGCAGCAGCGCGTCGCCATCGCCCGCGCACTGGTGCACGAGCCGCGCCTTGTCGTGTGTGACGAGCCGACGGCTGCGCTTGATGCATCTTCGGGACGACGGGTCATGGACCTGCTGCACGAGGTCGCGGTCGCCCCTGACCGCGCCTGCATCATCGTGACTCACGACAACCGTATTTTCGACCTCGCGGACCGCATCCTCGTGCTTGAGGACGGCCGGGTAACCCATGACGGCACTGAAATGCCGGAAGATCACTGA
- a CDS encoding efflux RND transporter periplasmic adaptor subunit produces the protein MTALKCRKITEDIMALLPSNISFSRQILPVIAVVGIIFAALYIWTSLPDRELADPANEPPKATGELANSPRVAGAGIVEPASEVINIGSALSGLVTDLRVSPGERVEKGQPLFIVDDRAIRANLREAEAAIREARAAIGEAETARRIANEQLALYESLDDPAAVSRSEVIRVEGEAAAAGNRLQLARARLDQAQARASTARTELGRLTVRAPIAGEILAVNIRPGEFVATQGGGNAEPFIQMGETNPLHVRVDIDENEAARVKLGAPAIVSPRGAAQIRVKAEFVRAEPQVVPKRSLTNSAAERVDVRVLQLIYALPQSAESEAFRVGQQIDAFIPANDSQPAEEG, from the coding sequence ATGACGGCACTGAAATGCCGGAAGATCACTGAGGACATTATGGCCCTGCTCCCCTCCAACATCAGCTTCTCACGCCAGATCCTGCCGGTGATCGCGGTCGTCGGGATCATATTCGCCGCGCTGTATATCTGGACCAGTCTGCCGGATCGCGAGCTTGCAGACCCCGCAAACGAACCGCCCAAGGCGACCGGCGAACTTGCCAACAGTCCACGCGTGGCGGGCGCTGGCATCGTCGAGCCCGCGAGCGAGGTGATCAATATCGGCTCCGCGCTATCTGGCCTCGTGACCGATCTGCGCGTCAGCCCCGGAGAGCGGGTGGAAAAGGGCCAGCCGCTTTTCATCGTCGATGACCGTGCCATCCGCGCCAACCTGCGCGAGGCTGAGGCCGCCATTCGCGAAGCGCGCGCGGCGATCGGCGAGGCGGAAACCGCGCGCCGCATCGCCAATGAGCAACTCGCGCTCTATGAAAGCCTCGATGACCCTGCGGCGGTCAGCCGAAGCGAAGTCATCCGCGTCGAAGGCGAAGCTGCTGCTGCCGGAAACCGACTTCAACTCGCCCGTGCGCGTCTCGATCAGGCTCAGGCGCGTGCGTCGACCGCCAGAACCGAGCTTGGCCGCCTTACCGTGCGCGCGCCGATCGCAGGCGAGATTCTTGCGGTGAACATCCGCCCCGGCGAATTCGTCGCCACGCAAGGCGGCGGAAATGCCGAACCCTTCATCCAGATGGGCGAGACCAACCCTCTGCATGTGCGTGTCGACATCGACGAGAACGAGGCCGCGCGCGTGAAGCTTGGCGCTCCCGCCATCGTTTCCCCGCGCGGTGCCGCCCAGATCAGGGTCAAGGCCGAGTTCGTTCGCGCCGAGCCGCAAGTGGTGCCCAAACGCTCGTTGACGAACAGCGCTGCCGAGCGTGTCGATGTTCGCGTGCTGCAACTGATCTATGCTCTCCCCCAAAGCGCCGAGTCCGAAGCGTTCCGAGTCGGCCAGCAGATCGACGCTTTTATTCCCGCAAATGACAGCCAGCCGGCAGAGGAAGGGTAA
- a CDS encoding efflux transporter outer membrane subunit — MRPLSPRLLSLALAAPLAACVAGPAPEIATPTPELPSDFFYSPDAASQTTLASLLPSEDPAFAALSQAAVERAPSLGEALARVDAARAGARRAGAERLPNVGVDGNVTGNRINPAQFGADNPFAQAIDTEQLSYAANLTASWDADLFGRLRAQERAAIARIDSASASASAVRLALLAEIAGSVTDWRVLEARRQAIESDVEAATQLASLARTREDAGIAPGFDRVRAEAAASASRSRLAALESERVRIVGRLITLTGLSGSDVSAALALGGPELSPQTAPAALPSELLANRPDVVAAAAELAASDADLAAAARARFPRLSLSAVIGLLAFNAGDFFSEDSVVGTLTAGIAAPLLDFGRIEAEIDGAAANKRVAFQAYRGAVFQALGDAEAAYGLIAASDEEAALAVQERDELQRAANLANDRYRAGLASFLEVLEARRAADASGERAAAALGRAERARILLWQALGGERAGERAAES, encoded by the coding sequence ATGCGTCCGCTCTCTCCCCGCCTCCTATCGCTCGCGCTGGCCGCGCCATTGGCAGCATGCGTTGCAGGCCCTGCGCCCGAAATCGCGACACCGACGCCCGAATTACCTTCAGACTTCTTCTATTCGCCCGACGCTGCGTCACAAACGACCCTCGCATCGCTGCTTCCCAGCGAGGACCCTGCCTTCGCCGCGCTTTCGCAGGCGGCTGTCGAGAGAGCGCCCAGCCTTGGCGAGGCGCTGGCCCGCGTCGACGCTGCGCGTGCCGGAGCGCGCCGTGCGGGAGCAGAACGCCTTCCCAATGTCGGCGTCGATGGCAACGTCACCGGCAACCGGATCAATCCCGCCCAGTTCGGTGCCGACAACCCGTTTGCGCAGGCGATCGACACAGAGCAACTATCCTACGCCGCCAATCTGACAGCCAGCTGGGATGCCGACCTGTTCGGACGGCTTCGCGCACAGGAACGCGCCGCGATTGCACGGATCGATTCTGCCAGCGCTTCCGCTTCTGCCGTGCGCCTTGCCTTGCTGGCCGAAATCGCAGGCAGCGTGACCGACTGGCGCGTTCTCGAAGCGCGCCGTCAAGCGATCGAGAGCGACGTCGAAGCGGCCACCCAGCTCGCCTCTCTTGCACGCACCCGCGAGGACGCAGGGATTGCACCGGGCTTCGACCGCGTTCGCGCCGAAGCGGCGGCAAGCGCGTCAAGATCGCGGCTTGCAGCGCTCGAAAGCGAGCGCGTGCGGATCGTCGGGCGCCTCATCACGCTGACGGGATTGTCGGGATCTGATGTGAGCGCAGCGCTGGCGCTCGGCGGACCCGAATTGTCCCCACAGACCGCCCCGGCTGCCCTGCCTTCCGAACTTCTCGCGAACCGTCCCGATGTCGTTGCTGCTGCGGCCGAGCTTGCAGCGAGCGATGCGGACCTTGCCGCTGCTGCAAGAGCACGTTTCCCGCGCCTATCCCTGTCGGCGGTGATCGGCCTGCTTGCCTTTAACGCAGGCGATTTCTTCAGCGAGGATTCGGTTGTCGGCACCCTGACTGCGGGCATCGCAGCGCCGCTTCTGGATTTCGGGCGGATCGAGGCTGAGATCGACGGTGCAGCGGCAAACAAGCGTGTCGCATTCCAGGCCTATCGCGGCGCAGTTTTTCAGGCGCTGGGCGATGCTGAGGCTGCCTATGGCCTCATCGCGGCGAGCGACGAGGAAGCGGCGCTTGCGGTGCAGGAACGCGACGAATTGCAACGAGCGGCGAATCTTGCAAACGATCGGTACCGCGCAGGGCTTGCAAGTTTCCTCGAAGTTCTTGAGGCGCGCCGCGCAGCCGATGCGAGCGGTGAGCGGGCAGCAGCAGCGTTGGGCCGGGCAGAGCGCGCGCGCATTCTGCTTTGGCAGGCGCTGGGCGGCGAGCGCGCAGGTGAGCGCGCCGCCGAAAGCTAA
- a CDS encoding HupE/UreJ family protein, protein MIRVLLLILMALVAAPASADELRPAVIELTEREQGQWALEWRLPVAATRAANAAPVAQPVIPESCELLGEPARRAAPLALLGRANLKCQGTLAGESFGLTQLIGNADAIARVEPLDRPVQTFRLTSQEPAAIILAEPDAWQVLRDYFVIGAEHILLGWDHLLFVIALVLLVRAPWPVVKAATAFTVAHSITLVATTFGYTGLPSRPVEALIALSIVFLAVEVALVLRDPDRMTITRRYPWAVAFAFGLLHGFGFAGALADIGLPQGEIATALLAFNLGVEAGQLLVIAFLLVGLAALIRAAPRFEMPTMKVATYLIGATGSFWLIERVIG, encoded by the coding sequence GTGATCCGTGTCCTGCTGCTGATCCTGATGGCGCTTGTCGCAGCGCCGGCTTCGGCCGATGAGCTTCGCCCGGCCGTTATCGAACTGACCGAGCGCGAGCAGGGTCAATGGGCGCTTGAATGGCGGCTTCCGGTCGCAGCGACACGCGCAGCGAACGCAGCGCCTGTCGCTCAGCCGGTGATCCCTGAGAGCTGCGAATTGCTAGGCGAGCCTGCGCGGCGCGCCGCTCCTCTTGCTCTTCTTGGCCGAGCGAACCTCAAGTGTCAGGGGACGCTTGCCGGAGAAAGTTTCGGTCTGACGCAGCTTATCGGAAATGCAGATGCGATCGCACGGGTCGAGCCGCTTGATCGTCCTGTTCAAACCTTCCGCCTGACTTCGCAGGAGCCAGCGGCGATCATCCTTGCCGAGCCGGATGCCTGGCAGGTTCTTCGCGATTACTTCGTGATCGGGGCCGAGCATATCCTGCTCGGCTGGGACCACCTGCTGTTCGTCATCGCGCTCGTCCTGTTGGTCCGCGCACCCTGGCCGGTGGTCAAGGCTGCAACTGCGTTCACCGTGGCGCATTCGATCACGCTGGTCGCAACGACGTTCGGCTATACCGGCCTGCCCAGTCGCCCGGTAGAGGCACTCATCGCATTATCGATCGTGTTCCTCGCGGTCGAGGTCGCGCTGGTCTTGCGAGATCCCGACCGGATGACGATCACCCGGCGCTATCCTTGGGCGGTGGCCTTCGCTTTCGGGCTGTTGCATGGCTTCGGATTTGCAGGAGCGCTTGCGGACATCGGCTTGCCACAGGGTGAAATCGCGACCGCTTTGCTCGCATTCAATCTGGGAGTGGAGGCAGGCCAGTTGCTTGTCATCGCCTTCCTGCTTGTAGGTTTGGCCGCGCTGATCCGGGCTGCACCGCGCTTCGAAATGCCAACGATGAAAGTCGCAACCTATCTGATCGGCGCAACAGGAAGCTTCTGGCTGATCGAGCGTGTGATAGGTTAG
- a CDS encoding peptidyl-prolyl cis-trans isomerase translates to MTLPGWAREPLIHFLALGAIIYVALTWGGTPVDPASRIITVGPERQAQLAFGFERMMGRAPTDAELDAAIDRYVRDEVLYREALRLGLDQGDAVVRQRMVSKMDMSASLAAELADPSEALLRSYFEENAAQYAGEPRLTFEQALFATERDARRALAAGSVEGSATSLPKTVTAMSASEVQARFGEQFGRNLAELETDDAWQGPIPSGFGWHLVRFTQRTAQDPKFEAVREQVVNDWRSAETAARKERAFEVLQGAYRIEIDR, encoded by the coding sequence ATGACGCTTCCGGGTTGGGCGCGCGAGCCGCTGATCCATTTCCTGGCGCTTGGTGCTATCATCTATGTGGCACTCACATGGGGCGGCACGCCTGTCGATCCCGCCTCGCGCATAATTACGGTTGGTCCGGAGAGGCAAGCGCAACTGGCATTCGGTTTTGAGCGCATGATGGGACGCGCTCCCACCGATGCCGAACTTGACGCAGCGATAGATCGGTATGTTCGCGACGAGGTTTTGTACCGCGAGGCCTTGCGGCTGGGTCTGGATCAGGGCGACGCAGTGGTGCGTCAGCGCATGGTGTCGAAGATGGACATGTCGGCCAGCCTCGCCGCAGAACTGGCCGATCCGAGCGAGGCCCTGCTGCGGTCCTATTTCGAAGAGAATGCTGCCCAATATGCGGGCGAGCCTCGCCTGACATTCGAGCAAGCGCTGTTCGCCACCGAGCGCGACGCGCGACGGGCGCTCGCCGCTGGATCTGTCGAAGGCAGTGCGACGAGCCTGCCCAAAACTGTCACCGCCATGAGCGCATCGGAAGTGCAGGCTCGCTTTGGCGAACAGTTCGGGCGCAATCTCGCCGAGTTGGAAACCGACGATGCGTGGCAGGGGCCGATCCCGTCCGGCTTTGGCTGGCATCTCGTCCGGTTTACGCAGCGAACCGCTCAGGACCCAAAGTTCGAGGCGGTTCGCGAGCAAGTCGTCAATGACTGGCGAAGCGCCGAAACCGCCGCGCGAAAAGAGCGCGCCTTCGAAGTGCTTCAAGGCGCCTACCGGATAGAGATCGACCGGTGA